One window of the Podospora pseudopauciseta strain CBS 411.78 chromosome 4, whole genome shotgun sequence genome contains the following:
- a CDS encoding hypothetical protein (COG:S; EggNog:ENOG503Q3IU), with protein MPRPQDPHLYGQPPPKKQKTSSPTDLSGSLAFTSQLTSLLASSSSTPSTGRPRPSKSKTEDLFKSVKIKRKNRPKDQDEKLTLKSPTTTTSSSSAELEDLARSRQRLESKSRLYAAMQRGDYIGKEYGLVDFDRKWAQSNPGPPEDLSSSSEPEEEEEEATIEYTDTYGRTRLLTPSQKAALDRAAASEIDLEKMAGRPVAVPSDLIFGDTIQARAFEETNQMEELARKRDRSATPPPETHYDANWEIRTKGVGFYKFSQDGETRQKEMEGLEEERKRTEREREGREREKLRRREEMERRRREIEGRRREMGVKKAEREASRFLEELGDVLGGGGGDDGSSSVTEKKKEAEKEGQV; from the coding sequence atgcCCCGTCCCCAAGACCCTCACTTATACggccaaccaccccccaaaaaacaaaagacatcctcccccaccgaCCTCTCCGGCTCCCTCGCCTTCACCTCTCaactcacctccctcctcgcctcgtcctcatccaccccgtcCACCGgccgcccccgcccctccAAATCCAAAACCGAAGACCTCTTCAAATCAGTCAAAATCAAACGCAAAAACCGCCCAAAAGACCAAGATGAAAAACTCACCCTCaaatcccccaccaccaccacctcctcctcctccgccgaaCTCGAAGACTTAGCCCGCTCCCGTCAACGCCTAGAATCCAAATCCCGCCTCTACGCCGCCATGCAAAGAGGCGACTACATAGGTAAAGAATACGGCCTCGTAGATTTCGACCGTAAATGGGCACAATCCAACCCCGGCCCCCCAGAAGacctttcctcctcttccgaaccagaagaagaagaagaagaagccacaATCGAATACACCGACACCTACGGCCGAACCCGCCTcctaaccccctcccaaaaagcAGCCCTCGACCGGGCGGCCGCCTCGGAAATCGACCTGGAGAAAATGGCCGGCCGCCCTGTCGCTGTGCCCTCTGATCTTATCTTTGGGGATACCATCCAGGCTCGGGCGTTTGAGGAGACGAATCAGATGGAGGagttggcgaggaagagggataGGAGCGctacgccgccgccggaGACGCATTATGATGCTAATTGGGAGATACGGACCAAGGGGGTAGGGTTCTACAAGTTTAGTCAGGATGGGGAGACGAGgcagaaggagatggaggggttggaggaggaaaggaaacggacggagagggagagggaggggagggaaagggagaagctgaggaggagggaggagatggaaaggaggaggagggagattgaggggaggaggagggagatgggggtgaagaaggcggagagggaggccagcaggtttttggaggagttgggggatgttcttgggggagggggtggtgatgatgggagtaGTAGTGtgacggagaagaagaaggaggcggaaaaggaggggcaggTTTAA